A window of Corallococcus macrosporus DSM 14697 contains these coding sequences:
- a CDS encoding metal-dependent hydrolase, giving the protein MDNLAHSLVGAWMAEAGLKRTTPLATATLVIGANLPDVDGLVAFAGSDASLYWRRGWTHGVLALALWPFVLTGLMLLWDRYVRRRRHPDLPPARVGPLLVLSTLSVLSHPALDWLNTYGVRLLMPFDGTWFYGDTLFIIDPWVWLLAGAAVIMADARTRKSAAAWVVLGVASTALIMVPAFVPWPAKAMWAVGVAAIVWLRLRGTHVLSVQRVARVCGVGLLLYLCAIFAGSQVAAPRALDWLRAQGLPVERAIAGPLPANPFVRDIIALGPDRYHFVRADFLADDAGRFRISDASEPRVVQPGPVIQAALSAPQIRGLANWLRLPTYQVEEGTDGWRVTIRDVRYSRTQSGGLGTAVVELDHALRPIRVEQR; this is encoded by the coding sequence ATGGACAACCTGGCTCACTCGCTCGTGGGGGCATGGATGGCGGAGGCGGGGCTGAAGCGCACCACGCCGCTGGCCACCGCGACGCTCGTCATCGGCGCCAATCTTCCGGACGTGGATGGCCTCGTCGCCTTCGCGGGCTCGGATGCGTCGCTGTACTGGCGCCGGGGCTGGACGCACGGCGTGCTCGCCCTGGCGCTGTGGCCCTTCGTGCTCACGGGGTTGATGCTGCTATGGGACCGGTACGTGCGCCGGCGCAGGCATCCGGACCTCCCGCCCGCGCGCGTCGGGCCGCTGCTGGTGCTGTCCACGCTGTCCGTGCTGAGCCACCCCGCCCTGGACTGGCTCAACACGTATGGCGTGCGGCTGCTGATGCCCTTTGACGGGACGTGGTTCTACGGCGACACGCTCTTCATCATCGACCCGTGGGTGTGGCTGCTCGCGGGCGCCGCCGTCATCATGGCGGATGCTCGCACGCGCAAGTCCGCCGCGGCGTGGGTGGTGCTGGGCGTGGCCTCCACCGCGCTCATCATGGTTCCCGCGTTCGTCCCGTGGCCTGCCAAGGCGATGTGGGCGGTGGGCGTGGCCGCCATCGTCTGGTTGCGGCTGCGGGGAACACATGTCCTCTCCGTGCAGCGCGTGGCCCGGGTATGCGGCGTGGGGCTCTTGCTCTACTTGTGCGCCATCTTCGCGGGCTCGCAGGTGGCCGCGCCGCGCGCGCTGGACTGGCTGCGCGCCCAGGGGCTCCCCGTGGAGCGCGCCATCGCCGGGCCGCTGCCCGCCAACCCCTTCGTGCGGGACATCATCGCCCTGGGGCCGGACCGCTATCACTTCGTCCGCGCCGACTTCCTGGCGGATGACGCGGGCCGCTTCCGCATCAGTGACGCCAGCGAGCCTCGCGTTGTCCAGCCCGGGCCTGTCATCCAGGCCGCGCTGTCGGCGCCGCAGATTCGGGGGCTGGCCAACTGGCTGCGCCTGCCCACGTATCAGGTGGAGGAAGGCACCGACGGATGGCGCGTCACCATCCGCGACGTCCGCTACTCGCGGACGCAGAGTGGCGGCCTGGGAACGGCGGTGGTGGAGCTGGATCACGCGCTGCGCCCCATCCGGGTCGAGCAGCGATAG
- a CDS encoding SMI1/KNR4 family protein — MKDLLAELSRLHFPNPPATPEQIEAFEDSAGWRLDPDLRAFYLHCNGARLFDRIDPAFAFVPLSELRRARLVMRNDDSEEGGPASWYALCRVRDSNFILLDVSEQHEGRYPLRDGYNEAFPDPDYCPKIATSFRAFLMGALRSEERWFWLSNP, encoded by the coding sequence ATGAAGGACCTCCTTGCGGAGTTGTCGCGACTCCACTTCCCAAATCCTCCTGCGACGCCCGAGCAAATCGAAGCGTTCGAGGACTCCGCAGGTTGGCGTTTGGACCCGGACCTACGCGCCTTCTACCTGCATTGCAATGGTGCGCGCCTCTTCGACCGTATAGACCCTGCGTTCGCCTTCGTGCCGTTGTCGGAACTTCGCCGTGCCCGGCTCGTCATGCGTAACGACGACAGCGAAGAGGGCGGCCCCGCGTCTTGGTATGCCCTCTGCCGTGTGCGGGACAGCAACTTCATCCTGCTTGATGTGAGCGAGCAGCACGAAGGCCGCTACCCCCTACGTGATGGTTACAACGAGGCGTTCCCAGACCCGGACTACTGCCCCAAGATTGCCACGTCATTTCGGGCCTTCTTGATGGGCGCGCTCAGGTCGGAAGAACGGTGGTTCTGGCTGTCGAACCCTTGA
- a CDS encoding M16 family metallopeptidase, with translation MAIRYALPNGLTVVFEEQHAAKVAAFQVWVKAGSADERPDQAGLAHLHEHMLFKGTERRGPGEVARDVESHGGEINAWTSYDQTVYHIVIASQFARMGLDILGDAVRRSAFDAGELSREIEVVCEEIKRSQDTPSRRASRDLFSTAYQVHPYRLPVIGTDASVRSFTREKVLEFYHRHYTPRNLVLSVAGDLREADLRAWVEDIFGGDWGRPYEGWVARAAEPEATGRRILLRPDEVKEAYLHLAFGIPQADHADVPALDVLAMIAGQGDASRLAREVKRRHNLVNDIHTFAYTPVDPGIFSASLTLQPANAVRALEETARGLATLRATPVTAEELATAKALVEAEAVYQRETVQGVARKMGFYQSGMGSLEAEARYYEAVRNLTPEHLRAAAERYLRFDRAVVTGLLPEGTPLTEAQVHEVLDAAERGPAAPPPERKPRKVPVSDSPVRILKGAGTGPSDIITEKLPSGATIVVRVEPAVPLFAVRAAFAGGLRYETPEDNGISTLLTRTLTRGTPTHDAEEISDLIDVYAGSLGGQGGRNSVGLRGEFLSRHFEPAFRLFADCLLNPSFPEAEVARERTLLLQDILTREDKPSSVAFDLFSKTIYQTHPYRLPTSGEHASVEKLTPEKLRAWHAAYMDPSQLTLSVVGDVKVDEVMALAREYFGTSRGKAAPPPKVPVEAPLTGPREAKKVLARAQAHLVLGFPGGRVSDPWQYALEVLSTVLSGQGGRLFVELRDKRSMAYSVSSFAIEGVDPGYFATYMGTSPEKVDAALEGIRAELARVRDEPIPAEELARAKQHLIGTHEIGLQRNGARAALLALDTCYGLGMGNFLHYADRVAAVTAEDVREVARKVIDFDRSALAIVGP, from the coding sequence ATGGCCATCCGCTACGCGCTACCCAACGGGCTTACCGTCGTCTTCGAGGAGCAGCACGCCGCCAAGGTCGCGGCCTTCCAGGTCTGGGTCAAGGCCGGGAGCGCCGACGAGCGGCCGGACCAGGCGGGGCTGGCCCACCTCCACGAGCACATGCTCTTCAAGGGCACCGAGCGCCGCGGCCCCGGCGAGGTCGCCCGGGACGTGGAGTCCCACGGCGGCGAAATCAATGCCTGGACCTCCTACGACCAGACCGTCTACCACATCGTCATCGCCAGCCAGTTCGCCCGGATGGGCCTGGACATCCTGGGGGACGCGGTGCGCCGGTCGGCCTTCGACGCGGGCGAGCTGTCGCGCGAAATCGAGGTGGTCTGCGAGGAAATCAAGCGCAGCCAGGACACGCCGTCCCGGCGCGCCTCCAGGGACCTCTTCTCCACCGCCTACCAGGTGCACCCCTACCGGCTGCCCGTCATCGGCACCGACGCGAGCGTGCGCAGCTTCACGCGGGAGAAGGTGCTGGAGTTCTACCACCGGCACTACACGCCCAGGAACCTGGTGCTGTCGGTGGCCGGGGACCTGCGCGAGGCGGACCTGCGCGCGTGGGTGGAGGACATCTTCGGCGGCGACTGGGGCCGGCCGTATGAGGGCTGGGTGGCGCGCGCCGCGGAGCCCGAGGCGACGGGCCGGCGCATCCTGCTGCGCCCGGACGAGGTGAAGGAGGCCTACCTGCACCTGGCCTTCGGGATTCCCCAGGCGGACCACGCGGACGTGCCCGCGCTGGACGTGCTGGCGATGATCGCCGGCCAGGGGGACGCGTCCCGGCTGGCGCGCGAGGTGAAGCGCCGTCACAACCTGGTCAACGACATCCACACCTTCGCCTATACGCCGGTGGACCCGGGCATCTTCTCCGCGTCGCTGACGCTCCAGCCCGCCAACGCCGTGCGCGCGCTGGAGGAGACGGCCCGGGGGCTGGCCACGCTGCGCGCCACGCCGGTGACGGCGGAGGAGCTGGCCACGGCCAAGGCGCTGGTGGAGGCGGAGGCCGTGTACCAGCGCGAGACGGTGCAGGGCGTGGCCCGGAAGATGGGCTTCTACCAGTCCGGCATGGGCAGCCTGGAGGCGGAGGCCCGCTACTACGAGGCCGTGCGCAACCTCACGCCCGAGCACCTGCGCGCCGCCGCCGAGCGCTACCTGCGCTTCGACCGCGCCGTCGTCACCGGCCTGCTGCCGGAGGGCACGCCGCTGACGGAGGCGCAGGTCCACGAGGTGCTGGACGCCGCGGAGCGCGGGCCCGCCGCGCCGCCGCCCGAGCGCAAGCCGCGCAAGGTGCCCGTGAGCGACTCGCCGGTGCGCATCCTGAAGGGCGCGGGCACGGGCCCCAGCGACATCATCACGGAGAAGCTGCCGTCGGGCGCGACGATTGTCGTGCGCGTGGAGCCGGCGGTGCCGCTGTTCGCCGTCCGCGCCGCGTTCGCGGGCGGCCTGCGCTACGAGACGCCGGAGGACAACGGCATCTCCACGCTGCTCACCCGCACCCTCACGCGCGGCACGCCCACGCATGACGCGGAGGAGATTTCCGACCTCATCGACGTGTACGCGGGCAGCCTGGGCGGCCAGGGCGGACGCAACTCGGTGGGCCTGCGCGGGGAGTTCCTGTCGCGCCACTTCGAGCCGGCCTTCCGCCTCTTCGCGGACTGCCTGCTCAACCCGTCCTTCCCGGAGGCCGAGGTCGCTCGCGAGCGCACGCTGCTGCTCCAGGACATCCTCACGCGCGAGGACAAGCCGTCCAGCGTGGCCTTCGACCTGTTCAGCAAGACCATCTACCAGACGCACCCGTACCGCCTGCCCACCTCCGGTGAGCACGCCTCCGTGGAGAAGCTGACGCCGGAGAAGCTGCGCGCGTGGCACGCGGCGTACATGGACCCGTCGCAGCTCACGCTCAGCGTGGTGGGCGACGTGAAGGTGGACGAGGTCATGGCCCTGGCGCGCGAGTACTTCGGCACCTCGCGCGGCAAGGCGGCCCCGCCGCCCAAGGTCCCCGTGGAGGCGCCGCTGACGGGGCCCCGCGAGGCGAAGAAGGTGCTGGCGAGGGCCCAGGCGCACCTGGTGCTGGGCTTCCCGGGTGGCCGCGTGAGCGACCCGTGGCAGTACGCGCTGGAGGTGCTCTCCACGGTGCTGTCCGGCCAGGGCGGGCGGCTCTTCGTGGAGCTGCGGGACAAGCGCTCCATGGCCTACAGCGTCAGCTCGTTCGCCATCGAGGGCGTGGACCCGGGCTACTTCGCCACGTACATGGGCACCAGCCCGGAGAAGGTGGACGCGGCGCTGGAAGGTATCCGCGCGGAGCTGGCGCGCGTGCGGGACGAGCCCATCCCCGCCGAGGAGCTGGCGCGCGCCAAGCAGCACCTCATCGGCACGCATGAGATTGGTCTCCAGCGCAACGGCGCGCGGGCGGCGCTGCTGGCGCTGGACACCTGCTACGGCCTGGGCATGGGGAACTTCCTCCACTACGCGGACCGCGTCGCGGCGGTGACGGCGGAGGACGTGCGCGAGGTGGCCCGCAAGGTCATCGACTTCGACCGCAGCGCGCTGGCCATCGTCGGCCCGTAG
- a CDS encoding 16S rRNA (uracil(1498)-N(3))-methyltransferase — protein sequence MVRLFAPLPEPAPAEVELTGERRHYLLHVLRLEEGDALEVFDGQGRAFEARVAHVAPESVRLTLGTARVAPPRREVSILQGLPKGDKLELVLQKGTELGATAFHPVATARSVVKLEPRRAEERTTRWTKIVEEAARQCRRNDVPRVATPAPLVDAARSLPAGTVLLVLDEEESAVPMGEAFRAAGAGTAVALVIGPEGGLAREEVDALKALGARPVTLGKRILRTETAALAALAVMMHLDGELG from the coding sequence TTGGTCCGCCTCTTCGCCCCGTTGCCCGAGCCCGCGCCCGCCGAAGTGGAGCTGACCGGCGAGCGCCGCCACTACCTGTTGCATGTCCTCCGCCTGGAGGAAGGCGACGCGCTGGAGGTCTTCGACGGCCAGGGCCGCGCCTTCGAGGCCCGGGTGGCCCACGTCGCCCCGGAGTCGGTGCGCCTGACGCTGGGCACCGCGCGCGTGGCGCCGCCGCGCCGCGAGGTCAGCATCCTCCAGGGGCTCCCCAAGGGGGACAAGCTGGAGCTGGTGCTCCAGAAGGGCACCGAGCTGGGCGCCACCGCCTTCCATCCCGTGGCCACGGCGCGGAGCGTGGTGAAGCTCGAGCCCAGGCGCGCGGAGGAGCGCACCACCCGGTGGACGAAGATTGTCGAGGAGGCGGCGCGCCAGTGCCGCCGGAACGACGTGCCACGCGTGGCCACGCCCGCACCGCTGGTGGATGCGGCCCGCTCGCTGCCCGCCGGCACCGTCCTGCTGGTGCTCGATGAGGAAGAGTCCGCCGTCCCAATGGGCGAGGCGTTCCGGGCGGCGGGCGCTGGCACCGCGGTGGCGCTGGTGATTGGCCCCGAAGGGGGGCTTGCGCGTGAAGAAGTGGATGCCTTGAAGGCCCTGGGGGCGCGGCCAGTCACCCTGGGCAAGCGCATCCTTCGCACGGAGACGGCCGCGCTCGCGGCGCTGGCGGTGATGATGCACCTGGATGGCGAACTCGGGTAG
- a CDS encoding AraC family transcriptional regulator translates to METPPPSRPPTDVRSQLVGPLLAYLRAAGHDPSGLVERFGLPGNVGALPEVTLALPTLHAFLDAAEALSGDAFLGLHVAQRVPRGNYGLVEYIARASPTVRDTFRALARYMALLEPAWRASFQDAPDGSGTFVYGIPGEPLAYGRHASEFGLALFVHVGRQLTEHPWNPRRVSFAHPAPADLRPLEEHFGVTPTFDAGRNALTLDAATLALRVVGADPVLLSVLERAAGTPAAEPPAAPPTPPFLQQVRDALRAALREGAPQMADVAKPLHVSPRTLQRRLAEHATSFQDEVDAVRRELAFDYLRDAHLGVSEVAFLLGYSELSTFDRAFKRWTGMTPRVWRERTEPT, encoded by the coding sequence GTGGAGACGCCGCCCCCTTCCCGGCCACCAACCGACGTCCGCTCCCAGCTCGTGGGGCCACTGCTCGCCTACCTGCGCGCCGCGGGGCATGACCCGTCCGGGCTGGTGGAGCGCTTCGGGCTGCCGGGCAACGTGGGCGCGCTGCCGGAAGTCACGCTCGCGTTGCCCACCCTGCACGCCTTCCTCGACGCGGCCGAGGCGCTGTCCGGAGACGCCTTCCTTGGCCTGCACGTGGCGCAGCGCGTCCCCCGTGGGAATTACGGACTGGTGGAGTACATCGCGCGGGCCTCCCCCACCGTCCGGGACACCTTCCGCGCGCTGGCCCGGTACATGGCGCTGCTGGAGCCCGCCTGGCGCGCCTCCTTCCAGGACGCGCCGGACGGCAGCGGCACCTTCGTCTACGGCATCCCCGGCGAGCCCCTGGCCTATGGCCGGCACGCCAGCGAGTTCGGCCTGGCCCTCTTCGTCCATGTCGGGCGCCAGCTCACCGAGCACCCGTGGAATCCGCGCCGCGTCTCCTTCGCGCACCCCGCCCCCGCGGACCTCCGCCCGCTGGAGGAACACTTCGGCGTCACCCCGACCTTCGACGCGGGCCGCAACGCGCTGACGCTGGACGCGGCCACGCTGGCGCTGCGCGTGGTGGGGGCGGACCCCGTGCTGCTCTCCGTCCTGGAGCGCGCCGCCGGCACGCCCGCCGCCGAGCCACCCGCCGCGCCCCCAACGCCGCCCTTCCTCCAACAGGTCCGCGACGCCCTCCGCGCCGCCCTGAGGGAAGGCGCGCCGCAGATGGCGGACGTGGCGAAGCCGCTGCACGTCAGCCCCCGCACCCTCCAGCGCCGCCTGGCCGAGCACGCGACGTCCTTCCAGGACGAGGTCGACGCGGTGCGCCGTGAGCTGGCCTTCGACTACCTGAGGGACGCGCACCTGGGGGTCAGCGAGGTGGCCTTCCTCCTGGGCTACTCGGAGCTGAGCACCTTCGACCGCGCCTTCAAGCGGTGGACGGGCATGACGCCCCGCGTCTGGCGCGAGCGAACCGAGCCGACCTGA
- a CDS encoding Mpo1-like protein, with the protein MTSFADKLRVWLPLHENGVSRAAHFVGAYLFIFALLVPLGLVRLPVGPVGLTAAHVLLLAVALYAVSLEWTAGLLMTLPLVPTLLAAEAVVARLPASTAVAVAVAVMAVRFALVVGAHVVFEKKTHGLSLGGPLLFFIEPVYLLTVALFSLGMKRTLRARVEAGGGASLPA; encoded by the coding sequence ATGACGAGCTTCGCCGACAAACTGCGCGTCTGGTTGCCCCTGCATGAGAACGGCGTCAGCCGCGCCGCGCACTTCGTGGGGGCCTACCTCTTCATCTTCGCGTTGCTCGTCCCGCTCGGGCTCGTCCGGCTGCCGGTGGGCCCCGTGGGGCTCACGGCGGCCCATGTGCTGCTGCTGGCCGTGGCGCTGTACGCCGTCTCCCTGGAGTGGACAGCGGGCCTGTTGATGACGCTGCCCCTGGTGCCCACGCTGCTCGCCGCGGAGGCCGTGGTCGCCCGCCTCCCCGCGAGCACCGCCGTCGCGGTGGCCGTGGCCGTCATGGCCGTGCGCTTCGCGCTCGTCGTCGGCGCGCACGTCGTCTTCGAGAAGAAGACCCACGGCCTGTCCCTGGGCGGGCCCCTGCTCTTCTTCATCGAGCCCGTCTACCTGCTCACCGTGGCCTTGTTCTCCCTGGGCATGAAGCGGACGCTGCGGGCCCGGGTGGAGGCGGGCGGCGGCGCCTCGCTCCCGGCCTGA
- a CDS encoding adenylate/guanylate cyclase domain-containing protein: MPVIMRRSDKATSHSNEEVVLATSSLQGERRVAIVRVVVVLLMALSQVVIAGFGGETYSAPVDGVRLQVMGAYVVFSVVAIVVLLLQKPHPDRARWLPVPTTLADTSFFSFMAWHTWRISGVFDAGMLCASLGMVLAFSVVRYSWWHVLLSTVLSGGGYALLAWLTGHGSVARTSFVLICYAALGALIALTNSDVGGMFLNLRRRDGLSRFLPRQVVERVMQLGDDSLQPVQRDVTILFSDIRDFTALSETLDPGQVLELLDDYFGHMAHIVMARHGIVNKFLGDGMLACWGVPDAREDHAELAMRAALDMRARLEDINAQRILRGQPALRIGIGLHTGMVAAGMLGGAEQHEYTVIGDAVNLASRVEGLTKSHGVDILVSERTWQMAGEHFVGERLGEAHVKGRREAVVVYSLQGPRSGEDAPPVLRAAAGT; the protein is encoded by the coding sequence GTGCCCGTCATCATGCGCCGCAGCGACAAAGCCACATCACACTCCAACGAAGAGGTGGTGCTGGCAACCAGCTCGCTTCAGGGCGAGCGCCGCGTGGCCATCGTCCGCGTCGTGGTGGTGTTGCTGATGGCGCTCAGCCAGGTCGTCATCGCCGGGTTCGGCGGGGAGACCTACTCGGCGCCGGTGGATGGCGTGCGCCTGCAGGTGATGGGCGCCTACGTGGTGTTCTCCGTCGTCGCCATCGTCGTGCTGCTGCTCCAGAAGCCGCACCCCGACCGGGCCCGGTGGCTGCCCGTGCCCACGACGCTGGCGGACACCAGCTTCTTCTCCTTCATGGCGTGGCACACCTGGCGCATCTCCGGCGTCTTCGATGCCGGCATGCTGTGCGCCAGCCTGGGCATGGTGCTGGCCTTCTCCGTGGTGCGCTACTCGTGGTGGCACGTGCTGCTGTCCACCGTGCTGTCCGGCGGCGGCTACGCGCTGCTCGCGTGGCTGACGGGCCACGGCTCGGTGGCGCGCACCAGCTTCGTGCTCATCTGCTACGCCGCCCTGGGCGCGCTCATCGCGCTGACGAACTCCGACGTGGGCGGCATGTTCCTCAACCTGCGGCGCCGGGACGGCCTGTCCCGCTTCCTGCCCCGGCAGGTGGTGGAGCGGGTGATGCAGTTGGGGGACGACTCCCTCCAGCCGGTGCAGCGCGACGTCACCATCCTCTTCAGCGACATCCGCGACTTCACCGCCCTGAGCGAGACGCTGGACCCGGGCCAGGTGCTGGAGCTGCTGGACGACTACTTCGGGCACATGGCCCACATCGTCATGGCGCGCCATGGCATCGTGAACAAGTTCCTGGGGGACGGGATGCTCGCGTGCTGGGGCGTGCCGGACGCGCGCGAGGACCACGCGGAGCTGGCCATGCGCGCGGCGCTCGACATGCGCGCCAGGCTGGAGGACATCAACGCCCAGCGCATCCTGCGCGGGCAGCCCGCGCTGCGCATCGGGATTGGCCTGCACACCGGCATGGTGGCGGCGGGCATGCTCGGCGGCGCCGAGCAGCATGAGTACACCGTCATCGGTGACGCGGTGAACCTGGCCTCCCGCGTGGAAGGCCTCACCAAGTCCCACGGCGTGGACATCCTGGTGAGCGAGCGGACCTGGCAGATGGCCGGCGAGCACTTCGTGGGCGAGCGCCTGGGCGAGGCGCACGTGAAGGGCCGGCGCGAGGCCGTGGTCGTCTACTCCCTGCAGGGCCCGCGCTCCGGCGAGGACGCGCCGCCCGTGCTCCGGGCCGCGGCCGGCACGTAG
- a CDS encoding 50S ribosomal protein L11 methyltransferase, with product MSQTYLSLTVELPEEASEAVQDLLHESGALGLEVRDREGPIMPGVRGPNPGEAIIIGYYDDRDTAEAARDEVVESFPDARLTLDEQPQQDWSNEWKSLIKSVHVGRLWVGPPWDKANAPAGTVQLVIEPKMAFGTGDHPTTSLCLAAVDAYMAEHPGATVLDVGTGTGVLAIAAKKLGAGRTVATDNDPVSVELAQENQAENGTPDIEVSGKELTQVEGTFDLVLANILANTLIELAPLIVAKTKDRLVLAGVLAHQRADVEAAYRNLGLTVLPGATQGEWVRIDLKR from the coding sequence ATGTCCCAGACCTATCTGTCACTCACAGTGGAGTTGCCCGAGGAAGCGTCCGAGGCCGTACAGGACCTCCTCCACGAGTCGGGCGCGCTGGGCCTCGAGGTGCGGGACCGCGAAGGGCCCATCATGCCGGGCGTGCGCGGACCCAACCCGGGCGAGGCCATCATCATTGGCTACTACGACGACCGCGACACGGCCGAGGCCGCCCGTGACGAGGTGGTGGAGTCCTTCCCCGACGCGCGGCTCACGCTCGACGAGCAGCCCCAGCAGGACTGGAGCAATGAGTGGAAGTCGCTCATCAAGTCCGTGCACGTGGGCCGGTTGTGGGTGGGCCCGCCCTGGGACAAGGCGAACGCGCCCGCCGGCACCGTGCAGCTCGTGATTGAGCCGAAGATGGCCTTTGGCACCGGTGACCACCCGACGACGTCCCTGTGCCTGGCGGCCGTGGACGCGTACATGGCGGAGCACCCGGGCGCCACCGTCCTGGACGTGGGCACCGGCACGGGCGTGCTGGCCATCGCCGCGAAGAAGCTGGGCGCGGGGCGGACCGTCGCCACCGACAATGACCCTGTCTCCGTGGAGCTGGCGCAGGAGAACCAGGCGGAGAACGGGACGCCGGACATCGAGGTGTCGGGCAAGGAGCTGACCCAGGTGGAGGGCACCTTCGACCTGGTGCTCGCCAACATCCTGGCCAACACGCTCATCGAGCTGGCGCCGTTGATTGTGGCGAAGACGAAGGACCGGCTCGTGCTGGCGGGCGTGCTGGCGCATCAGCGCGCGGATGTGGAAGCCGCCTACCGCAACCTGGGCCTCACCGTGCTGCCCGGCGCCACCCAGGGCGAGTGGGTGCGCATCGACTTGAAGCGCTGA
- a CDS encoding DUF962 domain-containing protein, protein MLKSQVVALFDEYYASHQHPTNRLTHKIAIPLIVLHIVAMLDWVHLVAVPAIPGGSLTLGMVTLALAAVWYLRADVKLGLIVVLFMVACFPVGRLMPTWSVVAVAAFAWLVQLAGHSVWEKKSPSFLTNLVHALVGPLFFVAVLLGDYVLKPQQATAAAPVRA, encoded by the coding sequence ATGCTCAAGTCCCAGGTGGTCGCCCTCTTCGACGAGTACTACGCCTCGCATCAGCACCCGACGAACCGGCTGACGCACAAAATCGCCATCCCGCTCATCGTGCTGCACATCGTGGCCATGCTGGACTGGGTGCACCTGGTGGCGGTGCCCGCGATTCCGGGCGGCTCGCTGACGCTGGGCATGGTGACGTTGGCGCTGGCCGCTGTCTGGTACCTGCGGGCCGACGTGAAGCTGGGCCTCATCGTGGTGCTCTTCATGGTCGCGTGCTTCCCGGTGGGCCGGCTGATGCCCACGTGGAGCGTGGTGGCCGTGGCCGCCTTCGCGTGGCTGGTGCAGCTCGCCGGGCACAGCGTCTGGGAGAAGAAGTCGCCCTCCTTCCTCACCAACCTGGTGCACGCGCTGGTGGGCCCGCTCTTCTTCGTCGCGGTGCTCCTGGGCGACTACGTCCTCAAGCCCCAGCAGGCCACCGCCGCCGCGCCGGTGCGCGCGTAG